The proteins below are encoded in one region of Sebastes fasciatus isolate fSebFas1 chromosome 16, fSebFas1.pri, whole genome shotgun sequence:
- the LOC141752255 gene encoding protein phosphatase 1D-like isoform X1 yields the protein MDEGIIFRMSAFSEQGGRKYMEDVVEIRIEYEPSPGEDYPKSQGHGGHGGQGGQGGQGKAESEPTKQTENETHGHNNVAAESGPASAMWVENLSNEDSGGNNAAPVSSEGKVAEHAVDTRRSVAFFAVFDGHGGREAAHFARENLWDLLKRQRGFWSTDHSEVCAALKKGFIACHHAMWKELPEWPKTITGLPSTSGTTASVIVIRGVHMYVAHVGDSAVVVGVQENASDITLQALEITQDHKPELPKEKERIERLGGSVMKKSGVNRVVWKRPRLTHNGPVRRSTVIDQIPFLAVARSLGDLWSYDFYSGEFVVSPEPDTTVMTLDPNRHRYIILGSDGLWNMMPPKNAVNMCSSHDKMVGPKGMSCARRLGCTALLFWKERMLRADNTTVIVLALQERGGPPIPMHRDEIVVDMSTGMDHVPFPGTTYNTCAIPTRSDSSPFKDSSTALEQAFGLYEAASCAAAQLSPDVDSARATLPPSDGSANVFEKQDSTTQMDCAAAAAAPAPPSKRSRRSPHTPPELRGPPRRPGRSSGESFPRETPRSNVQSEQSRQTRSSSEESGILPQHRNAALCVC from the exons ATGGACGAGGGGATTATATTTCGCATGAGTGCATTCTCCGAGCAAGGGGGGAGGAAATACATGGAGGATGTTGTCGAGATCAGAATCGAGTACGAGCCGTCGCCAGGCGAAGATTATCCGAAGTCGCAGGGACATGGAGGACatggaggacagggaggacaGGGAGGACAGGGGAAAGCTGAGAGTGAACCAACAAAACAGACTGAAAATGAGACACACGGTCATAATAACGTTGCTGCCGAATCCGGCCCAGCTTCTGCAATGTGGGTAGAGAACCTATCAAACGAGGACAGTGGTGGCAACAACGCTGCACCGGTGTCGTCGGAGGGGAAAGTCGCAGAGCATGCAGTCGACACTCGGAGGTCTGTGGCGTTTTTCGCTGTGTTTGACGGCCACGGAGGCCGAGAAGCGGCACACTTCGCCAGAGAGAATCTGTGGGATTTATTGAAAAGGCAGCGGGGGTTCTGGTCGACGGATCACAGTGAAGTGTGTGCTGCTCTGAAGAAGGGCTTCATCGCCTGTCACCATGCGATGTGGAAAGAGCTAC CGGAGTGGCCAAAGACTATTACCGGCCTGCCCAGCACATCAGGCACCACCGCCAGCGTGATTGTGATCCGCGGAGTTCACATGTACGTCGCCCATGTAGGGGATTCGGCGGTGGTGGTCGGAGTGCAAGAAAACGCCTCTGATATCACGCTCCAGGCGCTGGAAATAACACAAGACCATAAACCTGAACTTcctaaagaaaaagaaaggatcGAGCGACTGGGTGGCAG TGTAATGAAGAAATCTGGGGTGAACCGTGTTGTGTGGAAGAGGCCCAGGCTGACCCATAATGGCCCCGTGAGGAGGAGCACAGTCATTGACCAGATCCCCTTCCTGGCTGTGGCCCGATCCCTCG GTGACCTCTGGAGCTACGATTTCTACAGCGGGGAGTTTGTGGTTTCCCCAGAGCCCGACACCACCGTGATGACCCTCGACCCCAACCGGCATCGCTACATCATCCTCGGCAGCGACGGACTGTGGAATATGATGCCGCCGAAGAATGCCGTCAACATGTGTTCTAGCCACGACAAAATGGTG GGACCAAAGGGAATGTCCTGCGCCCGGCGGCTGGGATGCACAGCCCTACTGTTTTGGAAAGAGCGCATGCTCCGTGCAGACAACACAACAGTTATTGTCCTGGCGCTACAGGAGCGCGGAGGCCCGCCTATCCCTATGCATCGAGATGAGATCGTCGTCGACATGTCTACAGGAATGGACCATGTTCCCTTTCCGGGAACAACTTATAACACATGTGCGATCCCAACG cggAGTGATTCCTCCCCGTTCAAAGACAGTTCCACAGCTCTGGAGCAGGCATTTGGGCTGTACGAGGCGGCTTCCTGTGCCGCCGCACAGCTTTCACCCGACGTTGACTCCGCGAGGGCCACGCTGCCCCCCTCGGACGGTTCTGCGAATGTCTTCGAAAAGCAAGACTCGACAACCCAAATGGactgcgctgctgctgctgctgctcctgctcctccgtCAAAAAGGTCTCGCCGTTCTCCGCACACCCCCCCTGAACTCAGAGGTCCTCCCCGTCGGCCCGGTCGGTCCTCCGGCGAAAGCTTCCCCCGGGAGACGCCTCGCAGCAATGTACAAAGTGAACAATCCCGTCAAACGAGAAGCTCCTCCGAGGAAAGCGGTATCCTACCACAGCACCGCAACGCTGCCTTGTGCGTGTGCTGA
- the LOC141752255 gene encoding protein phosphatase 1D-like isoform X2 — translation MDEGIIFRMSAFSEQGGRKYMEDVVEIRIEYEPSPGEDYPKSQGHGGHGGQGGQGGQGKAESEPTKQTENETHGHNNVAAESGPASAMWVENLSNEDSGGNNAAPVSSEGKVAEHAVDTRRSVAFFAVFDGHGGREAAHFARENLWDLLKRQRGFWSTDHSEVCAALKKGFIACHHAMWKELPEWPKTITGLPSTSGTTASVIVIRGVHMYVAHVGDSAVVVGVQENASDITLQALEITQDHKPELPKEKERIERLGGSVMKKSGVNRVVWKRPRLTHNGPVRRSTVIDQIPFLAVARSLGDLWSYDFYSGEFVVSPEPDTTVMTLDPNRHRYIILGSDGLWNMMPPKNAVNMCSSHDKMVGPKGMSCARRLGCTALLFWKERMLRADNTTVIVLALQERGGPPIPMHRDEIVVDMSTGMDHVPFPGTTYNTCAIPTEENEDDMFFEEDEIYGEEHEGWPCLEW, via the exons ATGGACGAGGGGATTATATTTCGCATGAGTGCATTCTCCGAGCAAGGGGGGAGGAAATACATGGAGGATGTTGTCGAGATCAGAATCGAGTACGAGCCGTCGCCAGGCGAAGATTATCCGAAGTCGCAGGGACATGGAGGACatggaggacagggaggacaGGGAGGACAGGGGAAAGCTGAGAGTGAACCAACAAAACAGACTGAAAATGAGACACACGGTCATAATAACGTTGCTGCCGAATCCGGCCCAGCTTCTGCAATGTGGGTAGAGAACCTATCAAACGAGGACAGTGGTGGCAACAACGCTGCACCGGTGTCGTCGGAGGGGAAAGTCGCAGAGCATGCAGTCGACACTCGGAGGTCTGTGGCGTTTTTCGCTGTGTTTGACGGCCACGGAGGCCGAGAAGCGGCACACTTCGCCAGAGAGAATCTGTGGGATTTATTGAAAAGGCAGCGGGGGTTCTGGTCGACGGATCACAGTGAAGTGTGTGCTGCTCTGAAGAAGGGCTTCATCGCCTGTCACCATGCGATGTGGAAAGAGCTAC CGGAGTGGCCAAAGACTATTACCGGCCTGCCCAGCACATCAGGCACCACCGCCAGCGTGATTGTGATCCGCGGAGTTCACATGTACGTCGCCCATGTAGGGGATTCGGCGGTGGTGGTCGGAGTGCAAGAAAACGCCTCTGATATCACGCTCCAGGCGCTGGAAATAACACAAGACCATAAACCTGAACTTcctaaagaaaaagaaaggatcGAGCGACTGGGTGGCAG TGTAATGAAGAAATCTGGGGTGAACCGTGTTGTGTGGAAGAGGCCCAGGCTGACCCATAATGGCCCCGTGAGGAGGAGCACAGTCATTGACCAGATCCCCTTCCTGGCTGTGGCCCGATCCCTCG GTGACCTCTGGAGCTACGATTTCTACAGCGGGGAGTTTGTGGTTTCCCCAGAGCCCGACACCACCGTGATGACCCTCGACCCCAACCGGCATCGCTACATCATCCTCGGCAGCGACGGACTGTGGAATATGATGCCGCCGAAGAATGCCGTCAACATGTGTTCTAGCCACGACAAAATGGTG GGACCAAAGGGAATGTCCTGCGCCCGGCGGCTGGGATGCACAGCCCTACTGTTTTGGAAAGAGCGCATGCTCCGTGCAGACAACACAACAGTTATTGTCCTGGCGCTACAGGAGCGCGGAGGCCCGCCTATCCCTATGCATCGAGATGAGATCGTCGTCGACATGTCTACAGGAATGGACCATGTTCCCTTTCCGGGAACAACTTATAACACATGTGCGATCCCAACG GAGGAGAATGAGGATGACATGTTTTTTGAAGAAGATGAGATATATGGAGAAGAACATGAGGGATGGCCGTGCCTGGAGTGGTAG